Within Bradymonas sediminis, the genomic segment GCTGACGACGGTGGCGACGTTTATCTTCGCGGTGCTGCTCGGGCTGGGGATTGACTATAGCATCCATTTTCTCAACGAATACGATATCTATCGGCGCAAGGGCTTTGAGCCCGTGGACGCGCTGGTCGAGTGTTTCGGGACCACCGGGCGGGCGACCGTCATCGGCGGCGTGTCGACGATGGTCACCTTCGTGGTGCTGGCGTTTGCGCAATTTCGCGGGCTGAGCCAATTCGGTCAGGTCGCGAGCATCGGTATTGTCTGCACGCTCATCGCGATGCTGGTGGTGCTGCCGGCGATGATCTTGACGGTGCATCGCATCCTTCCCTACGACCCGCCTCTGGGCGAAAAAGATGAGGCGGCGTCGATGCTGTCACCTGCGTATTGGGTTGACGAGGTGCGGGCGAAGCCGCTGGCGCCGGTGTTTTTGGGGATCGCGCTGCTGATAAGCGTCTTCGCCGGGTACCAATTGCAGAATGTCGAATTTGAGGAGAACTTCCGTGTTATCGGCAAGATGCAGCTGCCCTGGCAGGGCGAAAGTGAGCGGGAGGCTGCGACAAAGCAGGCCGAGAAACTGGCCAAGCGCCAGGCTCGCCTCACCGAGCGCCGCGCCCGCGCGGTGCGCGAGGCGGTCGACCCCGAGACCTATATCGCGCCGCGTGAGCAGAAGAGCGTGGGCGATAAATACACCAGCGCGACCAGCGGCATGCGCTCCTCGACGCCGACGCTTTTGCTCTTTGACGAAGAGGACCAGGCCCGCGAAGTCTACGAATATATGGCCGAGCAGCACGCTAATGGCGAGCTCGACGCGGTGCGCTCGGTCTCGGCGATCTACTCCTTTGTGCCCGGGACCATCGCCGAACAAGAGGAGCGAATGGTCGAAATTAACGCGATTCGCGAGCTGCTCGAGGATGACGATATCTCGTTTTTGAAGGCCGACGAGCGAAAGCGCATTGATGAGATGCGCGACAGCCTCGACGTCAAACCCTTCACCGCCCACGACCTGCCTGATTGGACCAAGCGCCTCTTCAAAGAAGCCGGCGACCAGGCCAAGGCGCCGGACCCCGGCGAGGAGTTCGCCTTCGGGTATTTGATCTACGTCAACGAGTCCATCGACAGCATGAAGGGCGAGCAGGCGCGGCGATTTTTGGGGCAAATGGAGGACGTTAAAGAGGCCACCCAGGTCGACTTTAGGGTCGGCAGCCAGTCCTATATTTATATCGCGATGCTCGACCAGATTAAGACCGACGGCCTGCGCATGATGAGCATCGCGCTGCTGATGACGCTGCTGGTGTTGATGTGGGGCTTTGGCAATCCGCTGCGCGCGCTCTACGCGCTCTTGCCGGTGCTCATCGGGATGTTCTGGATGTTGGGCGTGGCCGGGTTTATCGGGCTGAACCTCGACTTCTTTAACGTCATCATCATCCCGGTGCTCATCGGCGCCGGGGTCGACGACGGGGTGCATTTCTACGCGCATTATCGGGCGCAGGGGCGTGGTTCGGTGGGGGCTGTGATGAAATCGCTGGGCGGGGCGTTGGTGATGACCACCATTACCTCGGCGATTGGCTTTATGGGACTGGCGGTGACCGACTACGGCGGGTTGAAGTCCATGGGGTATTTGGCCATCATTGGGCTGAGCATGACCCTATTGGGCACGATGCTCGTCTTGCCGGCGA encodes:
- a CDS encoding efflux RND transporter permease subunit, translating into MTSFMKRFIAFFIGRVIAPHYWAVSAISILLSVLSVWVIATQANINSDFKALLPTTSAAYQAMDEVGGRVGSGSALFVVVDSPDTEANKRFAEVYANTLRELPDVALAHYHNDKSFFEKNKLLYLDKEDLSGLRERIADKIKDAKRKANPLFVSLGFDDDEEDDALLNTSELEEKYSNLSQNSYKEYLISDDGYSLTIVVRFVESSTDLASTEQLIARVQQVGADLEPAKYHPEMKLEYGGGLINRQAEYSSIVDDIKTSAWSTIIGLFLVIGLYFRRVRAVFFVLAPLIMGVAWTLAFSFWFFGELTTVATFIFAVLLGLGIDYSIHFLNEYDIYRRKGFEPVDALVECFGTTGRATVIGGVSTMVTFVVLAFAQFRGLSQFGQVASIGIVCTLIAMLVVLPAMILTVHRILPYDPPLGEKDEAASMLSPAYWVDEVRAKPLAPVFLGIALLISVFAGYQLQNVEFEENFRVIGKMQLPWQGESEREAATKQAEKLAKRQARLTERRARAVREAVDPETYIAPREQKSVGDKYTSATSGMRSSTPTLLLFDEEDQAREVYEYMAEQHANGELDAVRSVSAIYSFVPGTIAEQEERMVEINAIRELLEDDDISFLKADERKRIDEMRDSLDVKPFTAHDLPDWTKRLFKEAGDQAKAPDPGEEFAFGYLIYVNESIDSMKGEQARRFLGQMEDVKEATQVDFRVGSQSYIYIAMLDQIKTDGLRMMSIALLMTLLVLMWGFGNPLRALYALLPVLIGMFWMLGVAGFIGLNLDFFNVIIIPVLIGAGVDDGVHFYAHYRAQGRGSVGAVMKSLGGALVMTTITSAIGFMGLAVTDYGGLKSMGYLAIIGLSMTLLGTMLVLPAILWLAEKYDIHWLAQD